One Cotesia glomerata isolate CgM1 linkage group LG8, MPM_Cglom_v2.3, whole genome shotgun sequence genomic window carries:
- the LOC123270749 gene encoding uncharacterized protein LOC123270749 yields MYFKSSVFLLTFAFLATQIECQADYHVELSLRHNPWHNNWDIYAIVPQLDNGAEISCWESNGKLVLENNSPSDGLSKERKFKKVDLTLPKNMDPLEGEWYKFGRCIPEFNQLSYRSKYIEEALRLFKKYNVVDILLQSNITSGKNYTYEEISVAVSKGIDGKKPIVKCLLDKNNHLLLDKITIFFDKSLNLINPTRRHYRGKCPSYLPIVYQNSTSDPNFYNKVKLYDDPLNKYPTIREDDNGYYYLTQEVNPAECYPPLRLETCRDPKYSWMVHSLIFAFKSNINFTCELGGIDPCDPEGEFNFKSLSSIRYEILEKWGVSKILQDFSEEEVLCRNWRYQDICQLYLKGIDSELKYFKKSIELFDKYDMDKILRRSNITPGKNYTYQELYDAASKGINGKQLIFSCRPLFTKEPGKQILLGIGFFMDKNFKPTDPTEIEIFSGGYSTCNHDGLIFYQGFKDYVEELRQYISMTEGFN; encoded by the exons ATGTACTTCAAAAGTTCAGTTTTTTTGTTAACATTTGCATTTTTGGCGACACAAATTGAATG tcaAGCCGACTATCACGTGGAACTAAGCTTGCGACACAATCCGTGGCACAACAATTGGGATATTTACGCTATCGTACCGCAGCTAGACAACGGAGCTGAAATATCATGTTGGGAATCAAACGGAAAATTAGTGTTAGAAAATAACTCACCTTCAGATGGATTGTCAAAGGAAAGGAAGTTTAAGAAAGTAGATCTGACACTACCAAAAAATATGGATCCCTTGGAAGGCGAATGGTACAAATTTGGACGCTGTATTCCTGAATTTAATCAACTAAGCTATCGTTCAAAATACATAGAGGAGGCACTTAGGTTGTTTAAAAAGTATAACGTGGTAGATATTTTGCTACAAAGCAACATTACTTCgggaaaaaattacacttatgaAGAAATTTCTGTCGCTGTCTCCAAGGGAATAGACGGAAAAAAACCTATCGTCAAATGTTTGTTAGAT AAAAATAACCATCTATTATTGgacaaaataacaatattttttgacaaatcATTGAATTTAATCAATCCAACAAGGCGTCATTATCGTGGAAAGTGTCCAAGTTACCTACCAATTGTCTATCAAAATTCAACAAGCGACCCTAATTTCTATAACAAGGTCAAACTTTACGACGATCCTCTGAATAAATATCCGACTATTCG AGAAGATGATAATGGCTATTACTATCTAACTCAAGAAGTCAACCCAGCTGAGTGTTATCCTCCACTCCGTCTAGAAACATGTCGTGATCCTAAATATTCGTGGATGGTTCATTCACTTATCTTTGCTTTCAAAAGTAATATAAACTTTACATGTGAGCTGGGTGGAATTGACCCTTGTGATCCTGAAGGAGAATTCAACTTCAAGTCTTTGTCTTCTATAAGATATGAAATACTCGAAAAGTGGGGAGTCAGTAAAATTCTACAGGATTTCAGTGAAGAAGAAGTGCTTTGTCGAAACTGGAGGTACCAAGATATATGTCAACTATATTTAAAAGGAATTGACAGCGAGTTAAagtatttcaaaaaatcaatcgaGTTGTTTGATAAATACGAcatggataaaattttacggCGGTCTAATATCACTCCTGggaaaaattacacttatcaagaatTATACGATGCCGCTTCGAAGGGTATTAATGGCAAGCAACTGATATTTTCATGCCGTCCATTATTCACA aaggAACCAGGCAAGCAAATTTTGCTTGGGATTGGATTTtttatggataaaaatttcaagcctACTGATCCAactgaaattgaaattttttctggaGGATATTCTACTTGTAATCATGATGGACTGATTTTTTATCAGGGATTTAAGGATTATGTGGAGGAATTACGGCAATATATATCGATGACTGAAGGATTTAACTGA
- the LOC123270751 gene encoding uncharacterized protein LOC123270751 produces MEVDESVGIELPIEVWESILREIDDPFALIKCQEICESFYWIVNNQIPKYEWRRRAKNYIQDFYFHEVMHKSSQDFYICDVLKVEDRQKWFGAFRSWFKWKMFDHKKIAAVKLIPAFETDTITCFDVWHDIIVAGTKSGMIEFFSVTEDFTTSKFDTKRIFSQPHGNKVVQVRLWSASDSLVFAISLSADNLVKFWNLETEKEITPGTIYADQICSSTMHNCFASLRGKITEYYYDQKSNKVICGVKIELDCENDTLLTLLSLHTKPVIVATNRFGILKTHNVSEPFLTRERQHFQVTQTYGGKPLTPQMKKINKFLVTFRNAVIGISDDELLIHASGVDWRIFTDFGNRNLKSVKTHGNNLFLGFSSGRVRVINYKNITFLFKYNYRVIEDNEITVSSSSAVDDIVVSEFEANPYVFTRASNKSLYIASLPIDDASVAHRST; encoded by the exons ATGGAAGTAGATGAATCGGTTGGAATCGAACTTCCGATCGAAGTCTGGGAGTCTATTTTAAGAGAAATAGACGACCCGTTCGCGCTGATAAAGTGTCAGGAAATATGCGAAAGTTTTTATTGGATtgttaataatcaaattccAAAGTACGAATGGCGGCGCCgtgcaaaaaattatattcaagaCTTTTATTTCCACGAGGTGATGCACAAATCTTCTCAAGATTTCTATATCTGTGATGTGCTGAAAGTTGAAGATCGTCAGAAATGGTTCGGCGCATTCAGGTCTTGGTTCAAGTGGAAAATGTTTGATCATAAGAAGATTGCTGCTGTAAAGTTGATTCCTGCTTTTGAAACGGACACTATTACATGTTTTGATGTCTGGc ACGATATAATAGTTGCTGGTACAAAATCTGGGATGATAGAATTCTTCAGCGTAACGGAAGACTTCACTACATCTAAATTCGATACCAAACGAATATTTAGCCAGCCGCATGGTAATAAAGTAGTTCAGGTCCGACTTTGGAGTGCAA GCGATAGTCTTGTATTTGCAATTTCATTATCAGCAGACAACTTAGTCAAATTTTGGAATCTTGAAACGGAAAAAGAAATAACTCCTGGCACTATCTACGCTGATCAAATTTG CTCAAGTACAATGCACAATTGTTTTGCCTCACTAAGAGGAAAAATTACGGAATATTACTACGATCAAAAATCTAACAAAGTGATATGTGGAGTTAAGATAGAGCTTGATTGCGAAAATGATACTCTTCTTACTTTGTTGTCATTGCATACCAAG ccGGTTATAGTTGCAACAAACAGATTTGGGATCTTAAAAACCCACAATGTGTCGGAGCCATTTCTGACCAGAGAAAGACAACACTTCCAGGTTACTCAGACCTATGGCGGCAAGCCGTTGACTccacaaatgaaaaaaataaataaattcttagttACTTTCCGCAATGCAGTTATTGGCATCAGTG ATGATGAGCTTTTAATTCACGCAAGTGGAGTTGACTGGAGAATATTCACAGATTTTGGGAACAGAAACTTGAAGTCAGTAAAGACTCACGGGAATAATTTATTCCTTGGATTCTCTTCAG GTCGGGTCCGAGTGATCAACTACAAAAATATCacatttttattcaagtaTAATTACCGTGTAATAGAAGACAATGAAATAACCGTCAGTTCATCTTCTGCTGTTGACGATATTGTTGTTTCGGAGTTTGAAGCAAATCCTTACGTGTTTACACGAGCGAGTAATAAGAGTCTTTATATAGCATCTTTGCCAATTGATGATGCAAGTGTTGCTCATAGATcaacttga